TTCTGCTGATGCTAAACAAGCTACAAATTGGTTCGTTGAACATGTGGTGAATCCTGTGAAAATTTGGATTCAGAGTATTTTTTCTAAAAATTAGTCATCAAGTGCGTACTGAGCACGTTGCTAGTTGGCTAAATTTAATTTCATTAACTAAAAAACTCCCGTTAGCAACGTTGCTAACGGGAGTTTCATTTTTAATACTATAAGCTAGCCACAAAGCGCGCAAAGGCATGTTGGCCTACGGAATCACGTTTGAAGACACCAGCATCCTCCAGTACTCGCACAAACACTTGCCCAACCGCATTGCGCACATACTCATCAACAGCTTCCCCGTGATAGTTAGCCTTTAATTCATCGGCCCACGCTTGGTGATATTCCTTAACAAAATCGACTTCACCCAAAACATAGCGCTGCACATCAAATAATTCTGACTTTAACCGGGCCGGCAAAATAGCCAATCCCATAACTTCAATCAAGCCAATATTTTCCTTCTTGATGTGTTGCACATCTTGATGGGGATGAAAGATACCATCAGGGTGTTCAGCAGACACATTGTTATCACGCAAAACCAAGTCCAACTCATATTGGCCATCACGCATCCGCGCAATTGGCGTAATCGTATGGTGTTGGACACCCTGAGCATCCACCGCCTGGACTTGCACCGTTTCATCTGAATAGGCTTGCCACCGCGTCAATACATGCGTTGCTGCCTTAACTAATGTGTCACTGTTCGTGCTACGCAACCGTAACACGCTCATGGGCCACTTCACAATTCCTGCTTCGATATTAAAGCCAGGTATCGTGATCACCTTCTCAATTGGGGCCAGCGCCATCGGAAATTCATGGCGACCACCTTGATAGTGATCATGGCTCAATAATGAACCCCCAACAATTGGCAAATCGGCGTTTGAACCCACAAAGTACTCTGGAAATTTAGTCACTAAGGTCAATAAATTCACAAAGTTCGTCGCATCAATATGCATATTACGGTGCTCTGGAGCGATGAAAATCGCATGCTCATTGAAATAAGCATATGGTGAATATTGCATGCCCCAAGTTTCGCCGTTCAAAGGTACCCGCACAATCCGATGCTCGGAACGGGCTGCCCATCCCAAATGGCCAGCGTAGCCTTCATTTTCCATACATAAAACACACATGGGATAGGTCACTGATCGGGTTTTTCCGGCCGCGGCAATCGCCTTAGGATCTTTTTCCGGCTTAGACAAATTAATCGTAATTTGAATTTGACCGTACGCACTTGGTACCGTATATGCGATATTTTGTGCGATGGCTTGGGTTTTAATGTAATCCGTTGTCTTGGCGAAATTGAAATAATTATCAGTAGCCAAGCGCGGGGTCACCCGATAATCATTCCAGAACTGGCGATTGACTTGACTCGGATAGGGTGCCAACAAGGCCATCAATTTTGAACCTAAAATTTCACGATCGGTTAATGAATCGGCAATCGTTTTATTGGTAATCGCAACTTCAACGAGTTGATCCCGCAATGCCAGTAAGTCATGCGTCTCCTTCGCTGGCTCATGTGTTAAGCCAACTAGTGCATAGACTTGATTGGTCACCACCAACTCATCTAGCTCTTCTAGAAATGGGCTTTTTGCGATGACTAATTCCGCAAATATTTGTGCGACATTCTTCATAATCATACTCCCAAACTACGCCTCAAATTAATCAAGCGCCTTAGCGCCATCACCAATTTCAGCCACATAAAATGATGGTGCGTAACCCACAACCTCTTCATACTTAGCAGCGACAATGGCTTCCAGGTGCGCCACTTCATCCTTGTTAACTAAGGCGATGGCCGTTCCACCAAAGCCGGCACCAGTCATACGAGCACCCAATACTCCGGGAACTTGTTGCGCGGTTTCAGCCAAAGTATCCAATTCGATACCGGTGACCTCATAATCATCTTTCAATGATGCGTGTGAATCGTTGATTAATTGTCCAAACAATACCAAATCATTAGCCTTCAAGGCTGCCACAGCTTCCTTAGCACGAATGTTTTCATACACAGCATGTCGACCACGCTTAATCAACAATTCGTCATCAATCAAGTCAGTATTAGCATCAAAGGTTGCCTTGTCTAATTCACCCAAATTTTGGATATCCAACTTGGTTTGAAGACGTGCTAACGCTTCCTTGGTTTGAGCAACGCGTTCATCATACTTTGATTCCGTCAACGCCCGTGGCTTATTTGTGTTCATAATGACGATGACATTATCACCGAAAATCGCCGGCACTAACTCATACTCCAACGTATTGGTATCGAGATAGATAGCCTTTTCAGCTTCCCCAAACCCGATCGCAAATTGATCCATGATACCGGTTTGCACACCGATGTAGTGGTTTTCATCACGTTGGCTCACTTGGACCATGGTCAAACGTGGCACGTCTAAGGCAAACAGACGATCCAAGACAACACTAATCAACAATTCAAGTGATGATGATGATGACAAACCTGACGCTGTTGGAATTGTACCATTAACGGCCAACTCAAACCCATGATCGAAGCTGTAACCTTCAGCACGCAATTCAATCAACAAACCCTTAATAAAGTTTGGCCATGCATTTCCTGCCAATTTTTCTTCATCGTTGATATCGAATGTAACAACGCCTTGATCAGGAAAGTTTAAGGAATAAACTTTGACCAAATTATCTTCACGACTACTAGCCACACCAAATGTGCCAATTGTAATTGCAGCTGGAAAAACGTGACCACCATTATAATCAGTGTGCTCACCAATTAAATTCACCCGCCCAGGTGAAAAGAAATGGTGGGCTGGCTGGTGGCCAAATTTATCAGCAAAAGTTCCTTCTAACTCAGTAAATATTTGATTATCCATGATTTTAACCCCTTGTTTTTGTGTATTGATTAAAGATTCCAACTCACCTCAAACACAATTAATCATATAATTTACTAAACAACACCATTAGTTTACCATTTTGTTTCTCGAATGCAAACCCGAAAATAAGCCACTGCAGATGGTTGGCTTGGCAAACCCATCCTGGCCCAGCTTAGCGCTTAATTTGTTTCTTAGTAAACGTTTCCCGATAAATCAACTGTGTCGGAATGGTCACCCAACTGACCCAATCACGATTCTTCCGCGCCAAGTCTTCTGCTAATCGGACTGCCGCATGGCCAATCTTAAAGTGTTCCAAACGTACCGTCGTGAGGAGTGGCGCAATGTAATTAACTAATTCTAAATCACCAAATGAAACCACACTAATGTCCTTACCAGGTACAAGATTATACTCTTTTAATACTTTAAGTACCCCCACAGCCAATGGATCCGAAGCTACAACAATTGCATCCAATTTTGGGGCTTCGTGCATTAGTTCCTCAGCAGCATCAACCCCAAACTGAGGATCCCAAGACCCCGATTTTACAATTGGTGTCAATCGATGCTCACGGCACCACTGATAATAGGTAGTGGTACGAATATCTTCAGCGACTTGCCGCACTTGCCCATCTAAATCAACCAGATCATTTTGTCCGGTCACTAAAGCAATATTTGGCTGAGCCGTAGACCGTAGTTCATCTAAAATACGCCGGGTCATTGACCCTAAATTAGGGGTCACATCGTCGATATCGTCATAGTGCACACCACCAGCATCAACCAACACAATATTTTGATTGATCGCTTTGAGCTCATAAACCGCCGCCCGTGAAATTGGACCCGTCACAATCAAGGCATCGTAATTGCGCAAGCGTGACAAATCAACCCCTTCGATGAAACGAGCTGAGTAGGCCACATTAATCCCCCGCCGCTGTGCCTCTTCATAGATGCCTTGTTTAATGTGTCGCCAATAGTCATCATTATTTTCACGCTCCAATGAATGACTCATCAATAGAGCCACTGAAAAATGATGCTTATCAGGCGCTTTCTTCTGTTGACGCGTGCGATAATTGTATTTATTGGCAATGCGATTGACACGTTCCCGCGTCTCATCCGTCACTGACAAAGTTGTATCTGCATTCAAAATACGCGAAACCGTGGCCGCTGAAACCCGCGCTTCTTCCGCAATTTGACGAATTGTCACCATCTGCTCAACCTCCTGGTAAATGTTTACTAAGGTAAATTTTAACGATAAATTGCCCAGATTACAACTTAATTGCCCGTTATAGCAATAATTCACAAGGTAAACATTTAGTTAGAACGCTATTGTTCAAAAAAATGTAAGCGCTTACTATGATAGTTGTGAAAGATTCCAACTTTATTTAAACACATGTAGTAGCAGCAGCTTACGGGATTGAGCTTATTTTGAGGGAAGTATTATGGAAAAGATTAATAAAGTGCCTGTTAAGTCACGACTGACCTACTCGATAGGTGCATTCGGACACGACATGTTTTATGCGACACTCGGAACATATTTCATTATGTTCGTGACCTCGCACCTTTTCACTGGAGATAGCAGTGCTGAGGGAACTAAGATGATCGGGTTAATTACCCTGATTATCGCTGGTTTGCGTTTCGTCGAATTAGCCATTGATCCATTTATTGGAAATACCATCGACAACACGCAAACACGTTGGGGCCACTTCAAGCCTTGGATTGTGGTCGGTGCGACCATCGGTTCAATCGCCTTGGCGCTCTTGTTTACCGATTTAGGTGGTTTGAACAAGTCAAACCCAACTTTGTACCTGATTTTATTCGCCGTACTCTATATTACAATGGATATTTTCTATTCATTTAAGGATATCGGTTTTTGGTCGATGATTCCTGCCTTGTCATTTGATTCACGTGAACGTGAAAAGACAGCTACTTGGGCCCGTGTTGGTTCAACCATTGGTGGTAACATCGTCGGTGTCATCGTGATGCCATTCATCTTGTTCTTCTCAATCAATTCAAACAACGGTCAAGGTGATAACCGCGGTTGGTTTGCCTTCGGTTTGATGATTGCCTTAGCATCATGGATTACGGCCTTAGGCGTTGCCTGGGGAACTAAAGAAGTTGACTCAGATCTACGTAAGAACACCAAAAAGACTTCTATTAAAGACGTCTTCGGTGTGCTGTTGAAGAATGACCAATTAATGTGGTTATCACTCTCTTATGCCGCTTACACGGCCGGTATTCAAATCACTAATTCACTAGAACTGTACTACTTTACGTACATCTTGGGTAATGCGTCACAGTTCTCAATTTTAGCAACAATTAACACCTTTGTTGGTTTGTTTGCCGTTTTGGCATTCCCACCAATGGCGCAAAAGTTTAACCGTCGTAACGTTTTCTTCATTGCCATCGTCATTCTGATGATTGGTATCGGTATCTTCTTGACTGCCGGCACAAACCTCTGGATGATCATCTTAGCTGCTGAACTCTTCTTCATTCCACAACCATTAATTTTCTTGGTTGTCTTGATGACTTTGACGGACTCGGTTGAGTATGGGCAATTAAAGATTGGTCACCGTGACGAATCTTTGACTTTGTCAGTTCGTCCATTGCTTGATAAGCTTGGTGGCGCACTTTCGAACCTAGTCGTTGGTTTGACTGCCGTTTGGGCTGGTATGACTGCCGGCGCCACTTCTAAGACAGTGACTGATCATGGCGTGACGATCTTTAAGTTTATGATGTTTGGTGTCCCAGTCATCTTGATTCTGTTTGGAACATTTGTGTTCTGGCGTAAGGTTAAGTTGGACGAGAAGATGCATGCAGACATCGTCGACCAACTTGAGCAAACTTGGGGTAAGGAAGTGACTGTTGAAGACACGAGCATTGCTCTGACAACCACACCTTTCTACGCACCAGTTGCAGGTGAGTTAGTGCCTTTGGAATCTGTTTCAGATCCAAAATTTGCTTCCGGTGAACTCGGCCCTGGCTTTGGTATCAAGCCAACGGATGGACAAGTCTTTGCACCATTCAGCGGTACGGTTCGGGCTACCTTTACGACCCGACATGCCTTGGGTCTCGTTTCTGACACGGGTGTCACCGCTTTGATTCACGTTGGAGTCGGTACGGTGAACATGCAAGGAACCGGCTTCGTCAACTTTGTTGATCAAGGTCAACACGTTGAAGCTGGCGACTTGATTATGGAATTCTACCAACCAGCTATTCGTGATGCTGGTTATGATGATATTGTGATTGTGACAATTACCAATGCAGCTGATTTGACAGCGATTACGGCTGAACAATCAACTGGACTGGTAACGGCATCAGATCGTATTTTAACCATTACTAATAATTAGTAGCATGGCGGGTGACGCAATTCGTCACCCGCTTTGTTTGTTATATTGAAGCAACCTGTTGTTTCATTCAGGAGGAGGACCAGCACATGACCGACAACTTTGATCAAATTATCGCCCGCAAGGATTGGGAAAACCCAGGTGTCTTGCATGTCAATCGGCTACCAATGCATACTAAAATGACTTACGACGAGACGCCACACTCATTAAACGGTCACTGGCAATTCCAGTATTTCAAGAATATTAACGAGGTACCGGCGGCCTGGTTGGATGATGATTTTGTAAGCACAGACCTCATTCCAGTACCCAGCAACTGGCAATTAGCGGGCTATGATGCCCCAATTTACACCAATGTTGCCTACCCAATTCCGGTGACGCCACCGTTCGTACCAGCCGATAATCCTGTCGGGGCCTATACCCACGTGTTTGATTTGCCAGCAGAATGGTTAGCCACTGGCGAAACCCATATCACTTTCCATGGTGTGGGCTCTGCATTCTATCTCTGGGTTAATGGTACTTGGATTGGTTACTCAGAAGATAGTCGGTTACCGGCCGAATTTGATCTTTCAGCTAGTTTAGTTGCCGGTGCTAATGTTATCAAAGTATTGGTCTTGCGCTGGTCAAAAGGTACCTATTTTGAAGATCAAGACATGTGGCGTATGTCAGGCATCTTCCGCGATGTTGAGTTGCACCACCTCCCCACCGTGCGTTTAGCCGATTTTACGATTAACACCGATCTGGACGCCGACTTTGATGATGCTAAGGTCGTGATTAAGGCCTTTACCAATATTGCCGATGCTTCTGGCTATCAGGTTCAAGCTGCTCTATATGATCATGAAGAGCTGGTCGTCACTGATAAGCAAGGCATTGATACGCAAGTGGTCGATGAACGCGGTTACGACCAAAAGCACTTTACGATCACTTTACCAGTACGTCAGCCAAAACTTTGGTCCGATGAAACACCGTATCTATATGATTTGCAATTATCATTACTAGATGATGCCGGCAATGTACGCCATACGGTCAGGCAACCCGTTGGCATCCGCCAAGTCAGCATTGAAAATGGTCAATTACTGGTCAATGGTCAGGCAGTCCTAATTCGTGGTGTGAATAAGCATGAATTTACCGCCACGACCGGTTATTATGTGGATGAAGCAACCATGCGCCAAGATATGACGCTGATGAAGCAAAATAATTTCAACGCGGTCCGTCTGTCACATTATCCCAATGCTCAACGTTGGTATGAATTGGCTGATGAATACGGTCTATATCTAGTGGATGAAGCCAATATCGAAACACATGGCATGACCCCAATGAACACCCTCACCAATGACCCACGTTATTTACCGCTGATGAGTGAACGGGTGACGCGCATGGTCCAGCGTGATTTCAATCACCCATCAGTCATCATTTGGTCGCTGGGTAACGAGTCTGGCTATGGCCACAATCATGCAGCCTTATACAACTGGTTGAAGCAAACAGATCCTAGTCGACCTGTGATGTATGAAGGGGGCGGTGCCAATTCACCAGCTACGGATATTATTGCACCCATGTATGCCCGAGTGGAACAAGACCAACCCGATCCAAGCGTGCCTAAATGGTCATTAAAGAAATGGATTGGCCTGCCTGGTGAGCAACGCCC
This is a stretch of genomic DNA from Weissella soli. It encodes these proteins:
- a CDS encoding LacI family DNA-binding transcriptional regulator, producing the protein MVTIRQIAEEARVSAATVSRILNADTTLSVTDETRERVNRIANKYNYRTRQQKKAPDKHHFSVALLMSHSLERENNDDYWRHIKQGIYEEAQRRGINVAYSARFIEGVDLSRLRNYDALIVTGPISRAAVYELKAINQNIVLVDAGGVHYDDIDDVTPNLGSMTRRILDELRSTAQPNIALVTGQNDLVDLDGQVRQVAEDIRTTTYYQWCREHRLTPIVKSGSWDPQFGVDAAEELMHEAPKLDAIVVASDPLAVGVLKVLKEYNLVPGKDISVVSFGDLELVNYIAPLLTTVRLEHFKIGHAAVRLAEDLARKNRDWVSWVTIPTQLIYRETFTKKQIKR
- the galT gene encoding UDP-glucose--hexose-1-phosphate uridylyltransferase; the encoded protein is MIMKNVAQIFAELVIAKSPFLEELDELVVTNQVYALVGLTHEPAKETHDLLALRDQLVEVAITNKTIADSLTDREILGSKLMALLAPYPSQVNRQFWNDYRVTPRLATDNYFNFAKTTDYIKTQAIAQNIAYTVPSAYGQIQITINLSKPEKDPKAIAAAGKTRSVTYPMCVLCMENEGYAGHLGWAARSEHRIVRVPLNGETWGMQYSPYAYFNEHAIFIAPEHRNMHIDATNFVNLLTLVTKFPEYFVGSNADLPIVGGSLLSHDHYQGGRHEFPMALAPIEKVITIPGFNIEAGIVKWPMSVLRLRSTNSDTLVKAATHVLTRWQAYSDETVQVQAVDAQGVQHHTITPIARMRDGQYELDLVLRDNNVSAEHPDGIFHPHQDVQHIKKENIGLIEVMGLAILPARLKSELFDVQRYVLGEVDFVKEYHQAWADELKANYHGEAVDEYVRNAVGQVFVRVLEDAGVFKRDSVGQHAFARFVASL
- a CDS encoding galactokinase — its product is MDNQIFTELEGTFADKFGHQPAHHFFSPGRVNLIGEHTDYNGGHVFPAAITIGTFGVASSREDNLVKVYSLNFPDQGVVTFDINDEEKLAGNAWPNFIKGLLIELRAEGYSFDHGFELAVNGTIPTASGLSSSSSLELLISVVLDRLFALDVPRLTMVQVSQRDENHYIGVQTGIMDQFAIGFGEAEKAIYLDTNTLEYELVPAIFGDNVIVIMNTNKPRALTESKYDERVAQTKEALARLQTKLDIQNLGELDKATFDANTDLIDDELLIKRGRHAVYENIRAKEAVAALKANDLVLFGQLINDSHASLKDDYEVTGIELDTLAETAQQVPGVLGARMTGAGFGGTAIALVNKDEVAHLEAIVAAKYEEVVGYAPSFYVAEIGDGAKALD
- a CDS encoding beta-galactosidase — its product is MTDNFDQIIARKDWENPGVLHVNRLPMHTKMTYDETPHSLNGHWQFQYFKNINEVPAAWLDDDFVSTDLIPVPSNWQLAGYDAPIYTNVAYPIPVTPPFVPADNPVGAYTHVFDLPAEWLATGETHITFHGVGSAFYLWVNGTWIGYSEDSRLPAEFDLSASLVAGANVIKVLVLRWSKGTYFEDQDMWRMSGIFRDVELHHLPTVRLADFTINTDLDADFDDAKVVIKAFTNIADASGYQVQAALYDHEELVVTDKQGIDTQVVDERGYDQKHFTITLPVRQPKLWSDETPYLYDLQLSLLDDAGNVRHTVRQPVGIRQVSIENGQLLVNGQAVLIRGVNKHEFTATTGYYVDEATMRQDMTLMKQNNFNAVRLSHYPNAQRWYELADEYGLYLVDEANIETHGMTPMNTLTNDPRYLPLMSERVTRMVQRDFNHPSVIIWSLGNESGYGHNHAALYNWLKQTDPSRPVMYEGGGANSPATDIIAPMYARVEQDQPDPSVPKWSLKKWIGLPGEQRPLILVEYAHSMGNSLGGFMKYWDAFRKYPRLQGGFIWDWVDQGLLKTEADGTSWYAYGGDFGDTPNDRQFSLDGLLFPDRTPKPALQEVKYAQQYYQFKLQRNPQGVATGFTVQSEFLFKQATDVLTYTILVAGNAVFTDTITLTLAPAETLAIALPTDLDYSQDIVINLTVHTATDTALVPADFEVAHEQFRINAANNIIATTATPGATIVVAGSDIVLGEQRIHFDATSGELTQWTVAGADKLLHPLADQFTRAPLDNDIGVSEVEHVDPNSWYERWQAAGMYELTKNLIAFDIVPVRDDLVYVNTQHTYHHTVSTLFTVTKQYAVHGDGRVDIEVDVTRQTSAPAPARIGLTLQLADKPERVHYYGNGPFENYPDRQAAAIRAPFDLPLADFYTPYVFPSDNGLRTEVANVTVGSLQVTALHRQPFDFNVLEYSQAQLHQAKHRHELHAEPGVWLNIDGYHMGVGGDDSWSPSVAPEYLLTAEHYHYGVTLAMQD
- a CDS encoding glycoside-pentoside-hexuronide (GPH):cation symporter — its product is MEKINKVPVKSRLTYSIGAFGHDMFYATLGTYFIMFVTSHLFTGDSSAEGTKMIGLITLIIAGLRFVELAIDPFIGNTIDNTQTRWGHFKPWIVVGATIGSIALALLFTDLGGLNKSNPTLYLILFAVLYITMDIFYSFKDIGFWSMIPALSFDSREREKTATWARVGSTIGGNIVGVIVMPFILFFSINSNNGQGDNRGWFAFGLMIALASWITALGVAWGTKEVDSDLRKNTKKTSIKDVFGVLLKNDQLMWLSLSYAAYTAGIQITNSLELYYFTYILGNASQFSILATINTFVGLFAVLAFPPMAQKFNRRNVFFIAIVILMIGIGIFLTAGTNLWMIILAAELFFIPQPLIFLVVLMTLTDSVEYGQLKIGHRDESLTLSVRPLLDKLGGALSNLVVGLTAVWAGMTAGATSKTVTDHGVTIFKFMMFGVPVILILFGTFVFWRKVKLDEKMHADIVDQLEQTWGKEVTVEDTSIALTTTPFYAPVAGELVPLESVSDPKFASGELGPGFGIKPTDGQVFAPFSGTVRATFTTRHALGLVSDTGVTALIHVGVGTVNMQGTGFVNFVDQGQHVEAGDLIMEFYQPAIRDAGYDDIVIVTITNAADLTAITAEQSTGLVTASDRILTITNN